CCCGGCGTGCGATCATAGGCGGGGCCGCTCGGCGTACCTGCCTGCCGCACCGTCGCTGGATAGCCGCTCGGCTGGCTGACATCGGAGACCGATTTCAGAGCCTCGGTGACTTCCGCGGCGATTGCAGCCCAGTCCTCAGCCATTCTGCGCTCCACCGATCGACAGGAAGGTGAAGTTCGGCCCGTTGCGGTCGATCACATACGGCTCAAACATGGCCTCAATGATCGTGCTGACAGGCTGAGCGGCGTACTTTTCACCCGCCTTACCAGTCACCGTCCAACGGATCTTGTCGACGCCAGTGAGCACCTTCTGCTCAGCGGGCGTGTAGGTCTTAGAGAAGAATCCCGGTGTTGCGAGTTCGAGCGCTGCAGCTTCATAGGTCGCAGGCTCGACCACGCTCAGGGTCTCATCATAGCCCGCAAGCAGATTGGCGACATACCGATATTTGATGTGGTCAGACGCGCGCACGAGCGCCGCCGTGGCCAGCGTATCGGTCGCATCGGCCGGAGCGCTGTTGCCCCGCGCCGTTGCGTATGAGCGCCAATCTGCAAGCGTGCCATACATGGACTAGGCAGCCTTCTCGGCTTCCATGGCCTGCCAGACAGCGTCGCGCTCTGCGCCACTGACCTTCTCAGCGCCTTGCGGCATGAGCGTGTTCACGGCTTCGAGGTCGGGCTTGCCCTGCTTGGTGAAATCCGTCTCGGCCTTCAGGCCATTGATGGCTTCACGGATGATGGAAGCGCGCTCGTTGGTCACGAACTCGGCTTCGTCGGACGCGCCCCCTTCGATGACCTCGTAGCGGCCGCGCCAGGCCTTCGGTTCTTCCTTCACGGTCAGTTGGTGACCGATCGGGATTTCCTTGCCGTTGCCGTCGAAAATGCCGCCGGCAGTGATCTTGATCTTCATGGTTCTGTTTCCTTCAACAGGTGGACAGGATGAAAACGGCCCGTCGCTCAGGACGGGCCGTCATCGTGCCGACTAGGAGTCGATATCGGTCGAGTAGAAGACGCCGGTCTTGCCGCTGAAGTCCGCACGGATTTCCATGCCCATCGCACCCATGACGAGGAACTGGTAGTTATCCGTTGGATTCATGCGGGCCTTGGCCGTGGTGTTCACGGCCATGGCGACGAGCGGGCGGATGTACTCGCTCGACGGCACGAAGCCGAAGAACTCGTTTCCGGTCAGCTCGTAGGTTACGGCGATCTTGTTGATGCGACGGTTGCTCTCCAGATAGTCCCAGAGCTTGCCCTGCTTGGTACCTGCAGACCCCGAGTAAGAACGGTCGAAGTTTCGGCCGATCTCTGGGGAGACGTACAGGTTCACCGCGCCCGTGATGTTGTTCGCATCCAGCATCGCGCCCAGCGTCTGGGTGATGAAGGTGTCGATCGCATCAGAGGTCGTCGCAGCCGCCGTGAGGTCGATGTTCGCGCCGCTGTTGGCCGTGCCGAGGTTGATGACCTTGGACAGCGTAGACGTGCGAATACCTGTCGCGTCGTAGCCTTGGAAGGTGATGTTTGCATCACCGTCGAGAGCATACTGAGCCATGTCGCGGCGGATGCCCGCAGTGACTGCTTCCTGATCGTCGGCAAGGGCGTCGAAGTTCTCGGACGAGAGCGTGTTCCACTCGCGCCATTCGCGGCCATAGCCAGCGGAGAAGATCGGCACCGGGTTGCCGCGATAGGCATAGGTGACCTTGTCGAGCGTGTTCGGCACCTGACCGGACATCGAGCGCTGGACCGAACCGGCGTCCGAAGACACGCGGTTGAGGTGCACGAGCTTGCCGATATTGACGGCCTTCGCCAGCGGCATGAGGTCTGCCATGTAGGCCTGACCTTCATCGTTCCGCATGACGCGGCGGGTGATGCCGTCGAGGTCGAGCCACGCATCACGCGGCAGGATGGACGCGGCGTTCGCCACGCTGGCAAGGCCGGTTTCCGAGCGGTGGAACCACTCGCGATTGACGCAAACCTCTGACCACCAGGCTTGGTGAGGTCGGGAGTTCGCGACAAGCTGTTCGTCGAAATAGCGCATGTCGGTATCTCCTATGCGGCTGCGGTGAGGTAGCCCTGGCTTGGACGGAAGCTGATCAGCTGTTCCGAGCCAGAGTTGTTGTTGTACGCCTCGGTCGAGTAGCCGATGACCTTGTCCGACGTGGAGGCGATCGCGAGCAGGCCGCCGGCCGCTGGCGTCAGGGGCGTGCCAATGGCGGTGATGTTCACACCGTTGGCGATGCGTCCGGCATAGATTTGCTCAGGGAGCAGCTCCATGCCGATGACGACGTCGTCAGCAGCGTAATCGTCGTCGACGCCCTTCATGGCGAGGTAGTTGTCCTGGGCGATCCAGACTTTGCCGACGGTGGTCGCCGCAGCATTGTCGAACTTGCCAGACGCGATCACCAGCAGGTTGCCCGGTGAGAGGTCGGCATCAGCCGCCGGAAGCTCAAGCACCTGCGGTTTGGCCTCGGAGACCGGGCCAAGATAGATCTTGTTGAAGCGCGCCATGGTCTAGCCCTCCACTTTCGGCAGCGTGAACGCTGGCTTGTCATTGCCGCCGTCAGCGACGAATGCACCGTTCATGGCCGCAGCCTTGCCAGGCTTGGCCTTCTCGGCGAGCTTGCGAGCCGCGTTGAGCGTCAGCTCGTCGGCGGTCTCTTTGTCCAGGAGGTTGGCCTTGACGATCTTCTCGCGAAGCTCGGTCAGTTCGGCCTCATCCTTGGCCTTCTGAGCGTTCTGAAGCTCAGTCAGGTTGTCGGTGAGTGGCTTCACAGCCTTCTCGACTGCTTCCGCAATCGAGTTCGCCAGCGTTTCTGGCTTGATCGCCTCCGAGAGGGTGTCAACCTTCGCGGAAAGCGCGTCGAGTTGTTCCTTCGACATGTCTGCTTTCTCCTTGTTTGCAGAGGGTTCCCGCTCGGAAGATGTGAACATCTCCAGTATCGCGGACTTAAGGCGCTCCATCATTGGAGCTCGTTCGCGCTGTTCCAGCGCTCGGGCGAGGTGATCCACCGCCCAATCCAGTTCGGTATCAGCTCGCTCAAAAGCAGAGTTGATGACCTCGATTTCTTCGGTTTCGCCCTTGGCATTGACGAACATGCCGACGCCCTGCTCAGGCGTTGCGGCCCCGTCCTCACCGATCAAAATAGCGTCGTGGTCGAAGACGATGTTGCGGGCGATGAATTTGTGACCTTCACTGCCGTCGCAGTTCTCCAGCTCGCAGAGCAGGCCGGTGCTCGTATGGATCGGCTCGCCCTTGTCGACAGCGTTCAGGACGGTGCGGCCGCCCTCCAGCTGCTTGGCGAACTCGATATCGATCACCTTGTCGAGAAAGACGCGGCCATTCTCGCGGCGGACGTTCTCGTTCCAAGCGCCGACCCATGAGGCGTTGATGCCTTCAGGCTCGCGCGCGCTCACGAAGACGCCGCCGACCTGCGGATGTCCGAAGGGAGCCGGTGTGCGATTGAGCGATTTGTAGGAGCGCTCGATCTCGTCAGCCGGGTACTTGATGTCATTCATGACGACGTCATCAGGCAGCGTAGCCGATGGGATGATCATGAGGTCGCGGCCGTTGCGCTTTTCACGGCGCGCAGCCTTGGTGTTTGCGAGCGAACGAACGTTCACCCGGACGTGCTTGTTCATTGTCTTGGTTTCCTTCAGGCAGCAGCCGCGGCGGGCGGCTCGGTGTCGAGGCCTGCAGCAGCGTCCTCGTCTTCGGCGCCGGGCTCGTCCCGGTATTTCTCTGCGTCGCTCAGGGGTTCATATCCGGCGGTTGCGCGGATCTCTTCGCCGGTAAAGACGATCTCGCCGGAGTCGCGCATCTTCACGTTCACGTCGGCCATCTTCGTGGCGCGTTCGATCTTCTGCTCCTCGGTGGCCTCGGTGAGAGCCTCCCAGTCGAGATTCCAGTCGCGCTCCGGCAGGATGTTGAACCGCTCCAGCCGATTGATGACGGCCATGATGGCCGGGATGACCCGGTTCACGCGGTGCGAGGTACAGGTCAGGGCCCATTCGTCGGCGTCTTCACTGCTTGCCCGCTCACCTGTCTGGGAGCCGAGCAGGATTTTCATGGGCATACGGATCGATGCAGCGAAGCTCTGGAGTGTAATCAGCGCGAAGTGCTCCGGGCTTGCGAGGGTAACCTGCATCGCCTTCGCCTGAATGCCCTGCAGCCAGAGCATGGTGTCGAGGCCCTTGTTAAAGTCAGCGACCTGGTCGCCCATCTTCTCCTGCAGCTCTTCAACTGACACGCCCATGCCCTTGGCCATGTCCGCGATGTTGATTTCCTTGTCGGTTTCGAGCGCGATGCCGCCTTTGGCGTTCTTCCAGAAGCCCTCGCCACCTGAGCCTTTGATCTTCTCGATATCGATGAGGTCGTTGAAGCCCGGCTTCAGGAAAGAGCGGCCATGAACCGTGCCATCCTTGGAGAAGATGACGACGCGGTCAGGATGCACCTCGAAAGCCCGGTTGTGGCCCTGCTTGTCCTCACCGACCGATGCTTCCTGGAACTGGAACATCGTCGGCTTGCCGTAGTTTTCCGACAATTCATCGGTGTCCCAGCTGGAGACGCGAAGTTGCCCCTCCCATGCCGGGATTATCTCGACCAGCCCCTCCAGCCCGCCGGGAACAGTATCGACCGGTTCAGAGAACCGTTGGCTGTCAGCCACACGCAGGATCACGCCAGCGTACTTGCCGACCAGCGAGCGCGTGTCGGCCTCCATGAGCTGCTGCCAGAAGCGGAGGTCGCTGAAGCGCTGGCGGATGTCCGACTCTAGCGTCGTCTCATCATCGCTGGCCTCGCTTTCGAGCAGCGATGGATGTGTCTGCCAGACCTTCTCGACGGTACGGTCGACAGCAGCCGTGGCGAGGCCGTTGCGCTCATACATGCGGTAAAGAAGGTTGAACTCCAGATGTTCCGGCCAGCCGAAATCCTTGTAGTGATCGTGCTTGGTGCTCGCACCCGGAAACCAGTCAGGGAACATGCCAGAA
This genomic interval from Thalassovita mediterranea contains the following:
- a CDS encoding DUF1073 domain-containing protein; the protein is MTSNTGILSMLVNRARTLSGMFPDWFPGASTKHDHYKDFGWPEHLEFNLLYRMYERNGLATAAVDRTVEKVWQTHPSLLESEASDDETTLESDIRQRFSDLRFWQQLMEADTRSLVGKYAGVILRVADSQRFSEPVDTVPGGLEGLVEIIPAWEGQLRVSSWDTDELSENYGKPTMFQFQEASVGEDKQGHNRAFEVHPDRVVIFSKDGTVHGRSFLKPGFNDLIDIEKIKGSGGEGFWKNAKGGIALETDKEINIADMAKGMGVSVEELQEKMGDQVADFNKGLDTMLWLQGIQAKAMQVTLASPEHFALITLQSFAASIRMPMKILLGSQTGERASSEDADEWALTCTSHRVNRVIPAIMAVINRLERFNILPERDWNLDWEALTEATEEQKIERATKMADVNVKMRDSGEIVFTGEEIRATAGYEPLSDAEKYRDEPGAEDEDAAAGLDTEPPAAAAA